The sequence below is a genomic window from Dioscorea cayenensis subsp. rotundata cultivar TDr96_F1 chromosome 6, TDr96_F1_v2_PseudoChromosome.rev07_lg8_w22 25.fasta, whole genome shotgun sequence.
CAGCTCCCCACTGTCTTTCTTCATATGTGCAATCCACTCTACATGAGTGTGCAAAAGGTTCTCACCACAGCCATCACTTTTGCGTATGCGTTCTTCATATGCCTTCAACCGGCCGATTGCCTCCTTAAACGGCATAGCTTCCACATCGAGTAGTTGCTCGAGTGAGGCAACAACCTGTAGGTACTTGTTCCGAACAGAATCGAACAACTTCTTGACAAGAGTGGCATCCTTTATGGCAGCTCCAAGTTTACTGAACTTGTTTGCCAAACCACTGATCTTCCTAGCAAACTCATCAATGGATTCGTTCTCCCTCATCCTCAAAGCCTCAAACTTGCTCTTCAGCGTTTGTGCTCTTGCCTTCTTTACTCGATCAACACCAAGATACCGAGTTTTCAGACTATCCCACGCTTCCTTCGCAGTCTTCTTCTTAGCGATTTGTAGCAGCAGCACATCCTCGGGTACGGATTGAAAGATGCATGCCCGTGCCATCTTGTCCTTCCTTATATCCACTGCCACTCCAGCAGAGGGCTCGATGGCTTCCCAGACTCCCAAGGTCTCCATGTTTGCTTCCAACTTGATCGCCCAAGTGGAATAATTTGTGGACGTAAGCATCAGGTAATGTAGTGGTTCTACACCGTCTTTCATTGCTTGCTGAGTAGTGATCGCCATCTCTTCAAACTGGAAATATTTGGGCATGTAAtagtagctctgataccaactGTTGGCTATTGACCTCACCCCGAGATCTCAGGCCCAGGCACTCACAGTGTTTGCAACAcccattgaagaagaagaaagacaaaGGAAGACAAAGAAAGCTTATTGGGACAATCTTGTCTATTGCATTGTAGCTTTTCTTATTcacttcttattttcttttttcttattacaTAAACTCATCCATGATAGCCTATATAGACCTTATAAAAGACTCTTAGCATTCTAAGAACTCCTACATTTATTGTTATTAAGTAAGTCATGACTCTTCAACTTCGTAACCTCATGACTCTTCCACTTCATATTCTATAACGTCATGGCTTTTAATATTCCATAACTTATAACTTATTAAGGATAACCCCTTACCTTCCAGGCTTCCATCTCATCTGGATTATTAGCTGACAGAGGAGATTAGTGGAAAAGAGTTGGCAAGTGGATATGTGACGTAGGTTACACCAGTGAGAGCCGTAGGGGTGCCCAAACCAAAAGAGTGAAGTCATATCCGAGGTGTTTCTCAGCGAGGAGGCTTGCGCCGCCACGAGGCCGAGAGGAACGTAGTGGAACTTCGCTGTTATCaaggagaaagagaaggagaagaataaTGACAAGATGATCAAAAGGGAAGGAGAAGGACCTAATTAcccttgataatattttaatataaaaaaatttactgtTGATTAAAAGATATGCGGATCAGATGATACCACGTCTCGGATCACCACTCCTTGGGAGCAGGCTTAGGCTCATTACTTCACGAGTGGTGATTCCACTAACTCGCTTCCCTGGGATATAAAATGGAACTGAGACGTGGGATCAATACTACGACCGTACTAATTTGACTATGAGTTTGTGTATTCAATATTTAAGTAACAATCTATTTCACTAGAGATTGCAttagaaaataattatctaTCATCTTTGAAAAAACtacaaacaaaatcaatttgtcaaatttctattttaatctttggaatatatattatatatatatatatatatatattatcttcatAAATGCATTTTGGCCTTGATATAACATCTTTATACACAATTTTAGTTTAAATCTGAAAATATCTCCCATTGCGTTCTGAATATTAGTTATCACactttaatttttgaataatttgtaagtaattttattgtagataaataaattaaaaattttttatttagcacTACTagtaatttataaacaaaaattagataaaaaaacttcattttttttttggaaaaagttgattaaaaaaaaactttactgGCATCCTTGTTtcttatttcatatatatatatatatcgtaatttatctattttatcatttatatatataatgaatcgATGACCATGTTTTAATACATAGAAAAGGGGGAAAATATTAGTAGTgttataaaacatttaaaatgaatGTCTATTATGTTTCTCTCAACTCCTCTTGACTCTTGGTTTTTTATTTGCCAAAGATTCATtcaatttctaatttaaatgctatatgtgtgtgtgtgtaccaaATGAATGAAAGATAATCAGAACGAGAAAAAGAACTTCCACTACTTTATCTTTGCTCTATATTTgtcttgatatattatatagttttataatattgtttgtcttgctatattatatagttttatataacaagtagaaatatttttttttttgaaaaggtggataaaccacatgcattaaaataAGAGAACCAAAAGTACAACTACCCTTCTACTAGCTGTGGAAACAAAagcgaaagaaaaaaaaaaggaggaacaacgggtctcctccTGGCCCAAAACAGAACACCACAACTACTCCTCACCGACGACCTGATCTACCTCAAGCATGGGGGTGACCTCCACCCCTACAAAGCGAGG
It includes:
- the LOC120263276 gene encoding uncharacterized protein LOC120263276, producing the protein MAITTQQAMKDGVEPLHYLMLTSTNYSTWAIKLEANMETLGVWEAIEPSAGVAVDIRKDKMARACIFQSVPEDVLLLQIAKKKTAKEAWDSLKTRYLGVDRVKKARAQTLKSKFEALRMRENESIDEFARKISGLANKFSKLGAAIKDATLVKKLFDSVRNKYLQVVASLEQLLDVEAMPFKEAIGRLKAYEERIRKSDGCGENLLHTHVEWIAHMKKDSGELSKNGTSSLERHGQGRGRDRGQGHGKGGRGSFNTRRHFRTGSIGSKSRDKSHIKYFNCDKMGHYANECWSQWRRRGVARRDIRHTLCQKKKPED